The following are encoded together in the Oncorhynchus nerka isolate Pitt River linkage group LG23, Oner_Uvic_2.0, whole genome shotgun sequence genome:
- the LOC135564011 gene encoding uncharacterized protein LOC135564011 → MCVCVCVCRLNMNGPKRTWQQVKIKYKNILQNAVKKNTHRQGTGGGSPKADLTPAEDMALELNKGRPVLEGIPGGKETSIGSSQDATRFIQVPGSTVFLLEPPAQAPDDADPGEGPSAAATAHDGDDDEEETISLDSRRHEDPDAIQWENQPGNISSQAIRKLYGNHLRRQIELADIDIQYKKKKMENLALESEIKKRTIRKLDLEIKKLERR, encoded by the exons atgtgtgtgtgtgtgtgtgtgtgtagattaaacatgaacgggccaaaacggacatggcagcaggtcaaaatcaaatacaagaacattctgcagaatg cagtgaaaaagaatacccacagacaaggcacgggtggtgggtcaccaaaggctgaccttaccccagcagaggacatggccttggagctaaataaaggcaggcccgtcttagaggggatccctggggggaaagagacaagcataggttcctcccaagatgccacccgcttcattcaag tgcctggcagcactgtgttcctgttagagccaccagcacaagcaccagacgatgctgatcca ggtgaaggccccagtgcagcagcaacagcacatgatggagacgatgatgaggaggagaccatctctctggattccagaaggcatgag gacccagatgctatacagtgggaaaaccagcctggcaacata agctcacaagctatcagaaagttgtatggcaaccacctccggcgccaaatagaactggcagacatagacattcagtacaagaagaaaaagatggaaaatcttgcactggagtccgaaataaaaaagaggacaattaggaaactggaccttgaaataaaaaaacttgagaggaggtga